A portion of the Juglans microcarpa x Juglans regia isolate MS1-56 chromosome 1D, Jm3101_v1.0, whole genome shotgun sequence genome contains these proteins:
- the LOC121265608 gene encoding 30S ribosomal protein S1 isoform X2 — protein sequence MPAAQEPHKSIHEIAKGLNGSVISTKVIQADEENKKLIVSEKEAAWSKFSEQVKVGDIFEARVGSVEHYGAFIHLRFPDGFYHLTGLVHVSEVSWDLVQDVRDILTEGDEVRVKVTSVDREKSRITLSIKQLEEDPLLETLDKVIPQDASAAPDLLSNSNISNIEPLPGLETIFEELLREDGIDDVKISRQGFEKRVVSQDLQLWLSNAPPTNQKFTLLARAGRQVQEIHLTTALDQEGIKKALQRALERVP from the exons GTAATCCAAGCAGATGAGGAGAACAAGAAGTTGATAGTCTCTGAAAAGGAAGCTGCCTGGTCAAAGTTTTCTGAACAAGTTAAAGTAGGGGATATTTTTGAAGCAAGAGTGGGTTCTGTCGAGCACTATGGTGCTTTTATCCATTTACGCTTCCCTGATG GTTTTTATCATCTCACAGGACTGGTGCATGTCTCAGAAGTTTCATGGGATTTGGTTCAGGATGTAAGAGACATCCTAACTGAAGGCGATGAAGTAAGGGTAAAAGTTACAAGTGTTGATAG GGAAAAGTCAAGGATTACTCTGTCAATCAAACAGTTGGAGGAAGATCCACTTCTAGAAACTTTGGACAAAGTTATACCTCAG GATGCCTCTGCTGCCCCTGATTTGTTGAGCAATAGCAATATCAGTAATATTGAACCTCTTCCAGGGCTTGAAACAATATTTGAAGAGCTATTACGGGAAGACGG TATAGATGACGTAAAAATCAGTAGGCAGGGGTTTGAAAAACGGGTGGTTTCACAAGATCTGCAGCTTTGGCTTTCAAAT GCACCACCTACCAACCAGAAGTTCACTCTCCTTGCTCGTGCTGGAAGGCAG GTGCAAGAAATACATCTGACGACAGCACTTGATCAAGAAGGTATAAAAAAGGCATTGCAGCGAGCATTAGAACGTGTGCCATGA